From Medicago truncatula cultivar Jemalong A17 chromosome 7, MtrunA17r5.0-ANR, whole genome shotgun sequence, a single genomic window includes:
- the LOC11422379 gene encoding receptor-like protein Cf-9 homolog, with amino-acid sequence MVFVRSLVLLLKFLFLYSLFTFTFTTCFPQIQPKCHQYESHALLQFKEGFVINNLASDNLLGYPKTASWNSSTDCCSWDGIKCHEHTNQVIHIDLSSSQLYGKMDANSSLFRLVHLRVLDLSDNDFNYSPIPSKIGQLSQLKHLNLSLSLFSGEIPPHVSQLSKLLSLDLGYRAIVHPKGSTSNLLQLKLSSLRSIIQNSTKIEILFLSFVTISSTLPETLTNLTSLKALSLYNSELYGAFPVGVFHLPNLELLDLRYNPNLNGSLPEFQSSSLTRLGLDQTGFYGTLPVSIGKLSSLILLSISDCHFFGYIPSSLGNLTQLMDIDLSKNKFRGNPSASLANLTQLRLLDISHNEFTIETFSWVGKLSSLISLEISSVNIGSEIPLSFANLTQLVLLSAENSNIKGEIPSWIMNLTNLVVLDLPFNSLHGKLELDTFLKLKKLAVLNLSFNKLSLYSGKRSSHMTDSRIQSLELDSCNLVEIPTFIRDLGELEYLALALNNITSLPNWLWEKESLQGLVVNQNSLTGEITPLICNLKSLTYLDLAFNNLSGNVPSCLGNFSQSLQTLALKGNKLSGPIPQTYMIGNSLQRIDFSNNILQGQLPRALVNSRSLEFFDVSYNNINDSFPLWMKDLPELKVLSLSNNEFHGDIRCSDNMTCTFPKLHIIDLSHNEFSGSFPSEMIQGWKTMKTTNTSQLQYESYSTSNSAGQIRTTQSTFYTFTLSNKGFSRVYENLQNFYSLIAIDISSNKISGEIPQVIGELKGLVLLNLSNNMLIGSIPSSLGKLSKLEALDLSLNSLSGKIPKQLAEITFLEYLNVSFNNLTGPIPQNNQFSTFKDDSFEGNQGLCGDQLVKKCIDHAGPSTFDDDDDDDSESFFELYWTVVLIGYGGGLVAGVALGNTYFPQVFEWCRDYLGVSFTLFLNKIFKRH; translated from the coding sequence atGGTGTTTGTCAGGTCTCTTGTTTTGTTACTAAAATTTCTTTTCCTGTATTCACTTTTCACTTTCACATTTACTACATGTTTTCCTCAAATTCAGCCAAAGTGTCATCAATATGAAAGCCATGCCTTGTTGCAATTTAAGGAAGGCTTTGTCATCAATAACTTAGCCTCTGATAATCTTCTCGGTTATCCAAAAACAGCATCTTGGAACTCCAGCACAGATTGTTGTTCATGGGATGGCATTAAATGTCATGAGCACACAAATCAAGTGATTCACATTGATCTTAGTAGCAGCCAACTCTATGGTAAAATGGATGCAAATAGCAGTCTCTTTCGCCTTGTACACCTTCGAGTTCTTGATCTTTCTGACAATGACTTCAATTACTCTCCAATCCCGTCCAAGATAGGTCAGCTTTCACAATTAAAACATCTGAACCTTTCCCTTAGCTTATTTTCTGGAGAAATTCCACCACATGTTTCACAGTTGTCAAAGTTGTTGTCTCTTGATCTAGGCTACAGAGCTATAGTACATCCTAAAGGTAGTACATCCAATTTGTTGCAACTCAAATTGTCTAGTCTCAGAAGCATAATTCAAAACTCAACAAAAATTGAGATCCTTTTTCTTAGTTTTGTGACAATTTCATCTACTTTACCAGAGACACTCACAAATCTAACTTCGTTGAAAGCACTATCTCTATACAATTCTGAATTGTATGGAGCGTTTCCGGTTGGAGTATTTCATCTTCCAAACTTGGAACTTCTGGATTTGAGATATAATCCAAATCTCAATGGAAGTTTGCCTGAGTTTCAGTCTAGTTCACTCACCAGGTTAGGACTTGATCAAACAGGTTTCTATGGTACACTGCCAGTATCCATTGGGAAGCTTAGTTCTTTAATTCTTCTATCAATTTCAGATTGccatttttttggatatattcCTTCTTCGCTTGGCAACCTCACACAACTCATGGATATAGacctttcaaaaaacaaatttagggGCAACCCTTCTGCATCCTTGGCAAATCTTACCCAACTAAGATTATTGGATATTAGTCACAATGAATTTACTATTGAGACATTCTCATGGGTAGGTAAGCTTTCATCATTAATTTCCTTGGAGATATCCTCAGTCAATATTGGCAGTGAGATCCCATTATCTTTTGCAAATCTCACTCAGCTAGTACTTTTAAGTGCAGAAAATAGCAATATAAAGGGTGAAATACCATCTTGGATTATGAACCTAACAAATTTAGTTGTCTTGGACCTACCCTTTAATTCTTTGCATGGAAAGCTAGAGCTTGACACGTTTCTGAAACTCAAAAAGCTAGCTGTTCTTAATTTATCATTCAACAAACTGTCATTGTACAGTGGAAAAAGGTCTTCCCATATGACCGATTCTCGAATTCAAAGCTTAGAATTGGATTCATGCAATTTAGTTGAGATTCCAACATTTATAAGAGATCTCGGTGAGCTGGAATATCTTGCGTTGGCATTAAACAATATAACATCGCTACCCAATTGGTTATGGGAAAAAGAAAGTCTACAAGGCTTAGTTGTTAACCAAAATTCATTGACAGGAGAAATAACCCCATTAATATGCAATCTCAAATCACTCACATATCTTGATTTAGCGTTCAACAACTTAAGCGGCAATGTTCCTTCATGTCTTGGAAACTTTAGCCAATCTTTACAAACACTAGCTCTAAAAGGGAACAAATTGTCTGGCCCCATTCCTCAAACATACATGATAGGAAATTCCCTTCAGCGGATTGATTTTAGCAACAACATTCTGCAGGGTCAGTTGCCAAGGGCATTGGTAAATAGCAGAAGCCTAGAGTTCTTTGATGTTAGTTATAACAATATCAATGATTCATTTCCATTATGGATGAAAGATTTACCCGAGTTGAAGGTATTGTCTTTAAGTAACAATGAATTTCATGGAGACATTAGGTGCTCTGACAACATGACATGCACATTTCCCAAACTTCACATCATTGACCTTTCTCACAATGAATTCTCTGGAAGTTTTCCATCAGAAATGATCCAAGGATGGAAAACAATGAAAACTACCAACACAAGTCAATTACAGTATGAATCTTACTCGACATCGAACAGTGCAGGACAAATTCGTACAACACAAAGTACGTTTTATACATTCACATTGTCAAACAAAGGGTTTTCAAGGGTTTATGAGAACCTTCAGAATTTCTACAGCTTAATAGCCATTGATATTTCAAGCAACAAAATCAGTGGAGAGATACCACAAGTGATAGGCGAGTTAAAGGGTCTTGTTTTGCTCAACTTGTCGAATAATATGCTTATTGGAAGCATACCATCTTCCTTAGGGAAGCTTTCAAAACTTGAAGCACTAGATCTTTCTCTCAACAGTCTTTCAGGAAAAATTCCCAAACAGTTGGCAGAAATCACCTTTTTGGAGTACTTAAATGTGTCCTTTAACAATCTCACAGGTCCTATACCACAAAATAATCAGTTTTCCACATTCAAAGATGATTCATTTGAGGGTAACCAAGGTCTGTGTGGGGATCAATTGGTGAAGAAGTGTATAGATCATGCAGGGCCTTCGacttttgatgatgatgatgatgacgactCAGAATCATTCTTTGAATTATACTGGACAGTTGTTCTGATTGGATATGGCGGTGGACTTGTTGCTGGAGTTGCATTGGGAAACACTTACTTTCCGCAGGTATTTGAATGGTGTAGAGATTACCTTGGCGTTTCATTTACATTATTTCTTAATAAGATTTTTAAGAGACATTAg
- the LOC120576783 gene encoding probable V-type proton ATPase subunit d: protein MQSVTDSDRRAVNITINSIGTELTRDDRRKLYSNFGLFYSYGHEELAVCEDIDQVRAVMEKYPHQSIFAKLSYGESQMLDKAFYEEEVKRHCLAFEQQFHYAVFFAYMRLREQEIRNLMWISECVAQNQKSRVHDSVVFIF from the exons ATGCAAAGTGTCACAGACAGTGATAGAAGGGCTGTTAATATTACCATCAATAG CATTGGAACTGAGCTTACCAGAGATGACCGTAGGAAGTTGTACTCTAACTTCGGTTTGTT CTATTCATATGGTCATGAGGAGCTTGCTGTCTGTGAGGACATTGATCAG GTTCGTGCTGTTATGGAAAAATACCCTCATCAATCTATCTTTGCGAAGTTATCGTATGGGGAGAGCCAGATGCTTGACAAGGCATTCTATGAGGAGGAAGTCAAGAGGCATTGCTTAGCATTTGAGCAAcag TTTCACTATGCTGTTTTCTTTGCATATATGAGGTTAAGGGAGCAGGAGATAAGAAATCTTATGTGGATTTCAGAATGTGTGGCTCAGAATCAAAAGTCGAGAGTTCATGACAGTGTTGTCTTTATATTTTAG